One Candidatus Kryptobacter tengchongensis DNA window includes the following coding sequences:
- a CDS encoding His Kinase A (phospho-acceptor) domain-containing protein produces the protein MRVQKNLPKAKLEIIEEILPQIEKFVEAREIYVKALERTIELLKREIDLRAKTTSDFKDSIDEILLIQRLSTKISTALNYEDIITELIELTRQVIPVIDCNVYIYEDEERRFKKLSDRGAEYLDMVMETYVEDGIIDYVLREKRSIVLPDINTTLDEFDEKNFVIVPLVLRNEGIGVYLIHTDKKHSDFTNQILLLLSILANQTAVAVENSKNYNALLKVNEELKVTQAQMIQAAKLAAVGELTGGIAHEINNPLQILLGHIQLMQLGRDLPKRIEIVKEQVEKIAQITRRLLNFSRKVPEDFKFEPVNVNFAIQEIITLVSYQFKYNDIELVLKLDPSLPTIYGNKVYLQQVFLNLMINAKDAMPEGGKLIIETLSENENVVIKFTDTGVGIPPELREKIFEAFFTTKGSKGTGLGLSISRWIVKKHSGEIKVESEVGKGSTFSIILPLNPERGLK, from the coding sequence ATGAGGGTGCAAAAAAATTTACCGAAAGCCAAATTGGAGATAATTGAGGAAATCTTACCACAGATTGAGAAATTCGTTGAGGCACGGGAGATTTATGTGAAAGCACTTGAAAGAACAATTGAACTTTTGAAAAGAGAAATTGATTTGAGGGCGAAAACGACAAGCGACTTTAAAGATTCAATTGACGAGATTCTTCTTATCCAGCGACTTTCAACGAAGATAAGCACTGCGCTAAATTACGAAGATATAATAACAGAGCTAATTGAGCTAACAAGACAAGTGATACCTGTGATAGATTGCAATGTTTATATTTACGAAGATGAAGAACGGAGATTTAAAAAACTTTCAGATCGGGGAGCAGAGTATCTTGATATGGTTATGGAAACATATGTTGAAGATGGGATAATTGATTATGTTTTGAGAGAAAAAAGGAGCATTGTTTTGCCCGATATAAATACAACCCTTGATGAATTTGATGAAAAAAATTTCGTTATAGTTCCGCTTGTCTTGAGAAATGAAGGGATAGGGGTTTATTTGATTCACACAGATAAAAAGCACAGTGATTTTACGAATCAGATTTTGCTTTTGTTATCAATTCTTGCTAATCAAACTGCGGTGGCTGTTGAGAACTCAAAAAATTACAATGCTCTTTTGAAGGTAAATGAAGAGCTTAAAGTAACGCAAGCACAAATGATTCAAGCAGCGAAACTTGCAGCGGTTGGCGAGCTTACTGGCGGAATTGCACACGAGATCAATAATCCACTTCAGATCTTGCTTGGGCATATTCAACTCATGCAACTTGGGCGTGACCTACCAAAAAGAATTGAAATCGTAAAAGAACAGGTTGAAAAAATCGCACAGATAACAAGGCGTCTTCTCAATTTTTCAAGAAAAGTCCCAGAGGACTTCAAGTTTGAGCCAGTTAATGTTAACTTTGCAATTCAAGAGATCATCACGCTTGTAAGTTATCAGTTTAAATACAACGATATTGAGCTTGTTTTAAAACTTGATCCGTCGTTGCCGACAATTTATGGGAACAAAGTTTATTTACAGCAAGTTTTTCTGAACTTGATGATAAACGCAAAAGATGCGATGCCAGAAGGAGGAAAACTTATAATTGAAACGCTATCAGAAAATGAGAATGTTGTGATAAAGTTTACAGATACAGGTGTTGGAATACCACCAGAATTAAGGGAAAAAATTTTTGAAGCATTTTTTACGACAAAGGGAAGTAAAGGAACAGGGCTTGGTCTTTCAATAAGCAGGTGGATCGTCAAAAAGCATAGTGGTGAAATTAAAGTTGAAAGCGAGGTTGGCAAAGGCTCAACCTTCTCAATAATTTTGCCTTTAAATCCAGAACGAGGTTTAAAGTAG
- a CDS encoding HDIG domain-containing protein — MPGIKQKIQNILQLVPFPAVAIEVVRLVDNPKTSAAKLGEVISQDQALAAKVLKVANSPFYGFPKQISTINFAIVVLGFETLKEIVLSVSLASSLANKLDKDFDLEKFWRHSLLVGITTKHLAKDLGYRVSGEAFTAGLLHDIGILVIAQYFEKEFKQIVQIGKRHEFTFEQIERRFLDNSTHYEIGSWLAERWNFPHQLVEAIAFHHQPHLAPKNPILPSLVYLAEYICFKAEIFNIEYGNHDKSFDENLNTVLEILKLDVNFLNDGFFESYKTKIQSDFAKNQIFYSK; from the coding sequence ATGCCCGGGATAAAACAGAAGATTCAAAATATACTCCAGCTTGTCCCTTTTCCAGCGGTTGCGATTGAGGTTGTTCGGCTCGTGGATAACCCAAAGACGAGCGCAGCTAAGCTTGGTGAGGTCATCTCGCAGGATCAGGCACTTGCAGCAAAAGTTTTAAAAGTTGCAAATTCCCCATTTTATGGTTTTCCAAAGCAAATTTCAACAATTAATTTTGCTATCGTTGTCCTTGGATTTGAGACATTGAAAGAGATTGTGTTAAGTGTTTCACTTGCAAGCTCGCTTGCGAATAAACTTGATAAAGATTTTGACCTTGAAAAGTTTTGGCGTCATTCGCTTCTCGTTGGGATAACGACGAAACACCTCGCGAAAGACCTTGGTTATAGGGTTTCAGGTGAGGCTTTTACAGCTGGGCTTTTGCACGATATTGGAATTTTGGTGATAGCACAATACTTTGAAAAGGAATTTAAACAAATAGTTCAAATCGGTAAGAGACATGAATTTACCTTTGAACAGATAGAGCGAAGGTTTCTTGACAACTCAACCCATTATGAAATTGGCTCATGGCTTGCCGAAAGATGGAATTTCCCGCATCAACTTGTTGAGGCGATCGCATTTCACCATCAACCTCATTTAGCACCGAAAAACCCAATTCTTCCATCCCTTGTTTATCTTGCTGAATACATATGTTTTAAAGCCGAAATTTTCAACATTGAATACGGAAATCACGATAAATCTTTTGATGAAAATCTTAACACTGTCCTTGAGATTTTAAAACTTGATGTAAATTTTTTAAACGACGGTTTCTTTGAGTCATACAAAACGAAAATTCAATCTGACTTTGCAAAGAACCAAATTTTTTATAGCAAATGA
- a CDS encoding RNA polymerase sigma factor for flagellar operon FliA, whose amino-acid sequence MSVSFINKNGDEKPENLFKIYKRTRDPEVKKKLMSLYIDFVRGIVRKMNLTYSVSLLEEDDLVDIGMIGLSDAIDKFDPAIGVKFETYAYTRIRGSIIDEIRKIDNLSRSTRNKIEQIDKVRTRVENKIGDRADDFLIADEAGLTLEEYNQLAMLKHASKNVSFNLMVGENMELGELLQSKDKNPEETLIENEVKQAIVNELKKLSEKERLVLVLYYYEELTFKEIADVLKLSESRVSQLHASGLKKIRESLRKNFSF is encoded by the coding sequence ATGTCCGTAAGTTTTATCAATAAGAATGGAGATGAAAAACCTGAAAATCTTTTCAAGATATACAAGAGAACGCGTGACCCCGAAGTTAAGAAAAAGTTGATGTCGCTTTACATTGATTTTGTCAGGGGTATCGTAAGAAAAATGAATTTAACATACTCTGTCTCATTGCTTGAGGAAGATGATCTTGTTGATATTGGAATGATAGGTTTAAGCGATGCGATTGATAAGTTTGACCCTGCAATTGGTGTTAAGTTTGAAACATATGCTTATACAAGGATCAGGGGGAGTATAATTGATGAAATAAGGAAAATAGATAATCTGTCAAGATCAACGAGAAACAAAATTGAACAAATAGACAAGGTAAGGACGAGAGTTGAAAATAAGATTGGGGATAGGGCTGACGATTTCCTTATCGCTGATGAAGCGGGGCTGACGCTTGAGGAGTATAATCAACTTGCAATGCTTAAGCATGCATCAAAGAATGTATCTTTTAATTTAATGGTTGGTGAAAATATGGAGTTAGGCGAATTGCTCCAAAGTAAGGATAAAAACCCAGAGGAAACATTGATTGAGAATGAGGTTAAGCAGGCCATTGTAAATGAGTTAAAAAAACTTTCGGAGAAAGAGCGTCTTGTTCTCGTGCTTTACTATTATGAAGAGCTGACGTTCAAAGAAATTGCGGATGTTTTGAAATTAAGTGAGTCAAGGGTTTCTCAGCTGCATGCATCGGGGTTGAAGAAAATTCGTGAATCATTGAGAAAAAATTTTTCATTTTAA
- a CDS encoding flagellar biosynthesis protein FlhG, with protein MKIDQAESLRNIVRKKVLERNQLAHVIAIGSGKGGCGKTNITLNLGLILSKNGKKVLIYDADLNLANIDILLGITPKFRFLDFLNGDVGIRDILIEIRENLKLIPANSGAINFPKVSGERLIQVIEEILGLEENFDFILIDTPAGVSDEVIKILGYSDDYILVVTPEPTSLMDAYAVIKLVYYQTGKANVKLVVNNFNGFIDPSDIANRLSLVADKFLGVKVNHIGSVPADPVVPKSVMMQKPFVEAFPRSEASLALNKIAINLLSLDKVKKQKSFFGRLFELCEP; from the coding sequence CGGAAAGTTTAAGAAATATCGTTCGCAAAAAGGTCTTGGAAAGAAACCAGTTAGCACATGTAATTGCAATTGGAAGCGGGAAAGGTGGATGTGGGAAAACAAATATAACTTTAAATCTCGGATTGATTTTAAGCAAAAACGGTAAAAAAGTCCTCATTTACGATGCTGATCTTAATCTCGCCAACATTGATATTTTGCTCGGGATTACACCAAAATTTCGGTTTCTTGACTTTTTAAATGGTGATGTTGGAATTAGGGATATTTTAATTGAGATAAGAGAAAATCTCAAACTTATACCGGCAAACTCGGGTGCTATAAATTTTCCAAAGGTTTCGGGTGAGAGATTGATTCAGGTGATTGAAGAAATTTTAGGACTTGAAGAGAATTTTGATTTTATACTCATTGATACCCCAGCCGGAGTATCTGATGAGGTTATAAAGATTCTCGGTTATTCCGATGACTATATACTTGTTGTTACGCCAGAGCCAACTTCACTTATGGATGCGTATGCAGTTATAAAACTTGTTTATTATCAAACTGGCAAGGCAAATGTGAAGTTAGTTGTAAATAACTTTAATGGTTTTATTGACCCATCTGATATTGCTAATAGATTATCACTCGTGGCAGATAAATTTCTGGGTGTAAAAGTAAATCACATTGGTTCAGTTCCAGCAGATCCTGTGGTTCCAAAGTCAGTAATGATGCAGAAACCATTTGTTGAGGCATTTCCAAGGTCGGAGGCTTCGCTTGCGCTTAACAAAATCGCAATAAATCTTTTATCTCTTGATAAAGTTAAAAAACAGAAATCGTTTTTCGGGAGGTTGTTTGAGTTATGCGAGCCTTGA